The proteins below come from a single Aspergillus oryzae RIB40 DNA, chromosome 5 genomic window:
- a CDS encoding bifunctional alcohol dehydrogenase/S-(hydroxymethyl)glutathione dehydrogenase (alcohol dehydrogenase, class III): MADTVGKAAVAWAAGEPLSIEDIEVAPPKAHEVRIQVHHTGVCHTDAYTLSGKDPEGAFPVVLGHEGAGIVESVGEGVTSVKPGDYVIALYTPECRECKFCKSGKTNLCGKIRATQGKGVMPDGTSRFKARGKDLLHFMGTSTFSQYTVVADISVVAVTPKIPTDRSCLLGCGITTGYGAAVVTAKVEEGSNVAIFGAGCVGLSVIQGAVKNKAGKIIAVDVNDGKEAWARKFGATHFVNPTKLNGKTIQEELIEMTDGGCDYTFDCTGNVGVMRAALEACHKGWGESIVIGVAAAGQEISTRPFQLVTGRVWKGCAFGGIKGRTQLPGLVDDYLNNELKVDEFITHRETLDNINAAFEQMHHGDCIRCVVDCRQ, translated from the exons ATGGCTGATACTGTTGGAAAG GCTGCCGTTGCCTGGGCTGCCGGCGAGCCCCTCTCCATTGAGGACATCGAGGTCGCTCCCCCCAAGGCTCACGAAGTCCGCATTCAAGTTCACCACACTGGTGTCTGCCACACTG ACGCCTACACTCTCTCCGGAAAGGACCCGGAAGGTGCTTTCCCCGTCGTCCTCGGTCACGAGGGTGCTGGTATCGTCGAGTCTGTCGGCGAGGGCGTCACCTCCGTGAAGCCCGGCGACTATGTCATTGCTCTTTA CACCCCCGAATGCCGTGAGTGCAAGTTCTGCAAGTCCGGCAAGACCAACCTGTGCGGCAAGATCCGTGCCACCCAGGGTAAGGGTGTGATGCCCGACGGTACTTCCCGCTTCAAGGCCCGCGGCAAGGacctcctccacttcatGGGTACCTCCACTTTCTCTCAGTACACCGTTGTCGCCGACATCTCTGTCGTCGCTGTGACTCCCAAGATCCCCACCGACCGCTCCTGCTTGCTGGGTTGCGGTATCACCACCGGTTACGGTGCGGCCGTCGTCACCGccaaggttgaggagggcTCGAACGTTGCCATCTTCGGTGCCGGCTGTGTCGGTCTCTCCGTCATCCAGGGTGCCGTCAAGAACAAGGCCGGCAAGATCATCGCCGTCGACGTCAACGACGGCAAGGAGGCCTGGGCCCGCAAGTTCGGTGCCACCCACTTCGTCAATCCCACTAAGCTCAACGGCAAGACTATCCAGGAGGAGCTGATTGAGATGACCGATGGTGGTTGCGATTACACTTTCGACTGCACGGGTAACGTCGGCGTCATGCGTGCTGCCCTGGAGGCTTGCCACAAGGGTTGGGGTGAGAGTATCGTCAttggtgttgctgctgctggacAGGAGATCTCTACCAGAC CATTCCAACTCGTCACCGGTCGTGTATGGAAGGGTTGCGCCTTCGGTGGTATCAAGGGCCGTACCCAATTGCCCGGCTTGGTTGATGACTACCTGAATAACGAGCTTAAGGTTGATGAGTTCATTACCCACCGTGAAACTCTGGACAACATCAACGCTGCCTTCGAGCAGATGCACCACGGTGACTGTATCCGCTGCGTCGTGGACTGCCGTCAATAA
- a CDS encoding uncharacterized protein (predicted protein), translating to MRHFRIIWRPEVNGSAAVKQCCARIRPTDDQQECPRSLVDRLDVFLAQELNTPVLDELYPRLWLVARKSGTSIDALHEQKLKGREVVPVENPQLHLVWHRDKFYIKPLPECLLNHDFWTGHLSSHGTNKRSVALGFVRSYAHLIKHRSDFALVHVHHLIPETVTWNAWCQFIQHFRHCEDTQVAKRYHYGQLCLSRLNWAVRLFQPPCAKTIWFYDVPYWSTYLQRISAPLIFGFASISLVLSSMQVILSISTDEMTLGAVGLVWTLLLVIPIAVLFWQVSWGFKNRKQVTSI from the exons ATGCGCCACTTCA GAATCATCTGGCGCCCCGAGGTCAATGGATCTGCGGCTGTGAAGCAGTGCTGTGCCAGAATCCGCCCCACAGACGATCAGCAGGAATGTCCGAGAAGTTTGGTAGATCGGCTCGACGTATTTCTAGCTCAGGAACTGAATACGCCAGTCCTGGATGAGCTCTATCCAAGGCTCTGGCTTGTAGCCAGAAAGTCTGGAACAAGCATCGACGCACTTCACGAACAGAAATTAAAAGGACGGGAGGTTGTGCCCGTTGAAAACCCCCAGCTACATCTTGTTTGGCATCGGGACAAGTTTTATATAAAACCTTTACCAGAGTGTCTGCTGAATCATGACTTCTGGACGGGACACCTCTCTTCGCATGGCACCAACAAACGTTCCGTTGCATTAGGCTTTGTCCGATCGTACGCCCACCTAATTAAGCATCGCTCAGATTTTGCGCTTGTACACGTCCATCATCTCATTCCCGAGACTGTCACTTGGAATGCTTGGTGCCAGTTCATCCAGCACTTCCGACATTGCGAGGATACGCAGGTGGCCAAACGCTACCACTACGGTCAGTTGTGCCTTTCACGGTTGAACTGGGCTGTCCGGCTGTTCCAACCACCATGTGCAAAGACAATCTGGTTTTATGACGTACCTTACTGGTCT ACGTATTTGCAGCGGATCTCTGCTCCTCTAATATTTGGGTTTGCGAGCATATCACTTGTATTGTCTTCGATGCAGGTCATCCTATCTATATCCACTGACGAGATGACACTCGGGGCTGTGG GCTTAGTCTGGACCTTACTGTTAGTGATTCCAATCGCTGTCTTATTTTGGCAGGTTTCTTGGGGTTTCAAGAATAGGAAGCAAGTCACTAGTATTTAA
- a CDS encoding uncharacterized protein (predicted protein), which yields MGIFTCSRKSRAIPSKPMGDWKSQSPPDYNEVVASDYASNQSSSPDGFLATSELQVEAMGYNTNQALSGSKLLENISVYSVEFGVRTQEKYTSIRLKRNSNSCALVRSSDPRQNALISTIYRWGPGRHPRMRILARDSSVSVEQAIDDDKVCGELVDVQSRSMVSRAQVFDTSLGKYEWRYGSREERKACNADSLLILERMDRMVLGNGTRTKSGARVAQLIRNDQFRTPGSVKYSGGNGGRLVMDLRMWKDEKHADTDSVEAFFVASCILMLKREADRFIDNNIVAVT from the coding sequence ATGGGTATATTTACATGTTCACGAAAGTCAAGGGCGATCCCTTCCAAGCCAATGGGTGACTGGAAGTCCCAGTCTCCCCCCGACTACAATGAGGTCGTTGCATCCGATTATGCTAGCAAccaatcctcctcccctGACGGCTTTCTCGCCACAAGCGAGCTTCAGGTAGAAGCCATGGGATATAATACCAACCAGGCACTCAGCGGCAGCAAACTGCTAGAGAATATTTCCGTCTACAGCGTGGAATTCGGAGTACGTACACAGGAAAAATACACCTCTATCCGCCTAAAGAGGAATTCCAACTCGTGCGCGTTGGTGCGCTCATCCGACCCACGTCAGAATGCTCTTATTTCAACCATTTATCGTTGGGGCCCTGGAAGACACCCCCGGATGCGCATTCTAGCCCGCGATTCCAGTGTTTCGGTTGAGCAGGCCATAGACGACGATAAGGTGTGTGGAGAATTGGTCGACGTCCAAAGCCGGTCGATGGTTAGCCGTGCGCAGGTTTTCGACACGTCACTTGGTAAATACGAGTGGCGCTACGGTAGtcgggaagaaagaaaagcttgtAACGCAGATTCGCTACTTATTCTGGAGCGCATGGATCGCATGGTATTAGGGAACGGCACAAGGACTAAGAGCGGCGCCAGAGTCGCTCAGCTTATTCGAAACGACCAATTCCGCACCCCCGGCTCGGTTAAGTACTCCGGAGGTAATGGTGGTCGCTTAGTGATGGATCTGCGCATgtggaaggatgagaagcatGCCGACACTGACAGTGTAGAGGCTTTCTTTGTGGCGAGTTGTATCTTGATGCTGAAGAGAGAGGCAGATCGTTTCATCGATAATAACATCGTCGCCGTGACATAA
- a CDS encoding HET domain-containing protein (predicted protein) has translation MNLCDVCQTIDIRDLLQSFHNSEAFSVDVLKSPDPYLSSTPHFQPHHTSITALQNASKAGCELCEMIWAHCRIRSCDHSPYGGDKCLCEKYRGPLRFVIYQGVYNSYAQLVVVAMSDKDRRGHPDGTWIAELDICIAKGAEIPEGDTHLLERLARNETPSDLRSEVCLSLAAGWLDKCSREHTECDADNDKPALLPTRVIDVGNSMTPPHLHVSGDGETGKWVALSYCGGADSSITLNSSSFENLRSGQPLSDFPLTLRDAVLVTRALGVRYLWIDCLCIFQDDTNDMAAEASRRSRVYSNAVVTIAATTAETVNDGFLDKREPHFNCSFPWRRHDHLDSVKNDCRTYPVFFRGDRSPLNKERPRDSPWATRGWTLQEELLSKRILYYTKQEMIWQCHAGTATEPAEEPEPYSTPFSRLKKLSASSGYPEKSTKSAAATYKLWYELLEEYVRRHLTSENDRLPAIGAIAESIQTQLNEQYCAGLWRGDLLFGLLWSLHCSSGGSGPPGRVIRRALLRLFDFQPKHPTLPAREIPAGVSKNRGPSWSWVGADTFVGLTWPQQIDTFDYLAKVVHVEVRGKIQDDFGRVEGAALTLDAPPRGAL, from the exons ATGAACTTATGCGATGTCTGTCAAACGATTGATATCCGAGACCTCTTGCAATCTTTCCACAATTCTGAAGCCTTCTCAGTCGATGTCTTGAAGAGCCCGGACCCATATCTCTCCTCCACTCCACACTTCCAGCCTCACCACACTAGCATCACCGCACTACAAAATGCCAGTAAAGCTGGCTGTGAGCTTTGCGAGATGATCTGGGCACATTGCCGAATACGATCTTGCGACCATTCACCGTATGGCGGGGATAAATGCCTGTGTGAGAAATATCGAGGACCGCTTCGCTTTGTGATCTACCAAGGAGTCTACAATTCTTACGCCCAGTTGGTGGTCGTAGCCATGTCAGACAAGGATAGGCGCGGGCACCCGGATGGAACATGGATTGCTGAGTTGGATATATGTATTGCAAAAG GCGCAGAGATCCCGGAAGGGGACACACATCTCCTGGAACGTCTCGCGAGGAATGAAACACCCTCAGATCTGCGCTCTGAGGTGTGTCTTTCTCTGGCGGCTGGCTGGCTGGACAAGTGCTCGCGGGAGCACACAGAGTGCGATGCAGACAATGATAAACCAGCCTTGCTTCCTACACGCGTCATCGATGTCGGGAACTCGATGACACCACCTCATTTACATGTAAGTGGGGACGGTGAAACAGGGAAATGGGTGGCACTGAGCTATTGTGGGGGCGCGGACTCAAGCATCACTCTCAATAGCTCATCTTTTGAGAATCTCCGCAGCGGACAGCCTCTTTCAGACTTCCCACTGACTCTACGAGATGCTGTTCTCGTGACTAGAGCACTGGGGGTTCGTTACTTATGGATCGACTGTCTATGTATCTTTCAAGATGATACCAACGATATGGCGGCCGaagcttcgagaagaagccgTGTTTATAGCAATGCGGTTGTCACGATTGCCGCTACGACCGCGGAAACAGTGAACGACGGGTTTCTGGACAAACGGGAACCGCATTTCAACTGTTCTTTCCCTTGGCGTCGACATGATCACCTGGATAGCGTCAAGAACGATTGCCGCACGTACCCAGTCTTCTTTCGAGGCGATAGAAGTCCCCTCAACAAGGAACGGCCGAGGGATTCGCCTTGGGCCACCCGCGGCTGGACACTCCAGGAGGAGCTGCTGTCGAAACGAATCTTGTATTACACAAAACAAGAGATGATCTGGCAATGTCATGCTGGGACAGCTACTGAGCCAGCAGAGGAACCAGAACCCTATTCCACCCCGTTCTCAAGACTAAAAAAGCTTTCAGCTAGCTCAGGTTATCCCGAAAAGTCCACAAAATCTGCTGCAGCTACATACAAACTTTGGTACGAATTATTGGAAGAATATGTGAGACGGCATCTTACGTCCGAGAATGATCGTTTGCCGGCCATCGGGGCAATAGCTGAGTCTATCCAAACTCAGTTGAACGAACAGTATTGCGCAGGATTGTGGAGGGGCGATCTCCTCTTTGGCTTACTATGGAGTCTTCACTGTAGTAGCGGTGGCTCAGGACCGCCTGGTAGAGTTATTCGACGCGCCCTGCTTCGATTATTTGACTTCCAGCCCAAGCATCCTACACTACCTGCTAGGGAAATACCAGCTGGTGTTTCCAAGAACCGCGGGCCTTCGTGGAGCTGGGTGGGAGCCGACACCTTTGTCGGTTTAACCTGGCCCCAGCAGATTGATACCTTCGACTACCTTGCTAAGGTGGTGCATGTTGAGGTTCGTGGCAAGATTCAGGACGACTTCGGCCGCGTAGAAGGCGCGGCACTAACCTTGGACGCACC TCCCCGTGGAGCCCTATAA
- a CDS encoding uncharacterized protein (predicted protein) yields the protein MKNCLLCESTGTTYLNNHSGDLWDFLFIQKYTLQTCLYDGASETSISGCEDNCLPLRSIFKDLWYKTNHTEELYYYCSDVFTQYASDCATCLRSKSGSVILGNFMDNMDSACETKPNASAGETITLRRPLFDLSTATSNTTSTSTSSATATGTGDNGGRGAASSSILSTGAKAGIGVGAGVGGLMILGAAAWLLLARRRRGAAQGGAHQYEPPMEQGPASELSYGAGAPVEQVTVKQFGELAAVERTEVELDGGNGGVRRGDNAVELP from the exons ATGAAAAACTGTCTCCTTTGCGAAAGCACAGGCACGACGTACCTAAACAATCACTCGGGCGATCTCTGGGATTTCCTGT TCATTCAAAAATACACTCTCCAAACCTGCCTCTACGACGGCGCATCGGAAACCTCCATCTCCGGCTGTGAAGACAACTGCCTTCCACTGCGCTCAATCTTTAAGGACCTCTGGTACAAAACCAATCATACGGAAGAGCTCTACTACTATTGCAGCGATGTCTTCACGCAATACGCAAGTGACTGCGCCACCTGCCTCCGGTCCAAATCCGGATCCGTGATTCTCGGCAATTTTATGGATAATATGGATTCGGCGTGTGAGACGAAACCCAATGCGTCTGCGGGTGAGACAATTACGCTTCGACGACCACTTTTTGATTTGTCGACTGCTACGTCTAATACTACCTCCACGAGTACCTCATCGGCGACGGCGACGGGAACAGGGGATAACGGGGGTCGTGGAGCAGCCAGTTCCTCGATCTTGTCAACTGGGGCCAAGGCGGGTATTGGCGTCGGTGCAGGCGTGGGTGGGTTGATGATTTTGGGTGCTGCGGCTTGGTTATTGCTTGCACGACGGAGAAGAGGGGCTGCACAGGGAGGCGCACATCAGTATGAGCCGCCAATGGAGCAGGGGCCTGCGTCAGAGCTTTCGTACGGTGCTGGAGCGCCTGTCGAGCAAGTTACTGTCAAGCAGTTCGGGGAGCTAGCGGCTGTGGAGAGGACGGAGGTTGAGTTAGATGGTGGGAATGGAGGGGTTAGAAGAGGAGATAATGCGGTGGAGCTGCCTTGA
- a CDS encoding uncharacterized protein (predicted protein), whose protein sequence is MVSACTNKPNASEGEIVTLRQPIFQVPASEAVPDESESSSGLSTGAKAGIGVGVGVGGLLIVGALGWFFCLRKRSKKVDAHQYERPWQQENPDAPVLSPDPRSGPPSEMPAEAVVKGPTELEGEGNAKANVGSGGNEGYELHRRCIGLRDHV, encoded by the exons ATGGTTTCGGCTTGTACGAATAAACCGAATGCCTCGGAAGGCGAGATTGTCACCCTCCGCCAACCCATTTTTCAGGTTCCTGCGTCAGAAGCGGTGCCTGACGAAAGCGAGTCCTCGAGCGGGTTATCGACAGGTGCGAAGGCTGGTAtcggtgttggtgttggtgtcgGCGGACTGTTGATTGTCGGGGCTTTGGGTTGGTTTTTCTGCCTCCGGAAGAGGTCCAAGAAGGTCGATGCTCATCAGTATGAGCGGCCTTGGCAGCAGGAGAATCCGGATGCTCCTGTGCTGTCGCCTGATCCCCGGAGTGGACCGCCGAGTGAGATGCCCGCTGAGGCAGTTGTGAAGGGCCCGACGGAATTAGAGGGGGAAGGTAATGCAAAAGCAAATGTGGGCTCCGGGGGTAATGAAG GTTACGAGTTGCATCGTCGATGCATCGGGCTTCGAGACCATGTCTAA
- a CDS encoding 2,3-butanediol dehydrogenase (threonine dehydrogenase and related Zn-dependent dehydrogenases): protein MKAARFYAAGDIRIEEVETPKGSDEKALVQVEWCGICGSDINEYVQGPMSIPHTRTGPHPLTGDILPVTLGHELSGRIIQAPSTSSLSPGQAVIVDPRYYCSSCTACTSSVTNCCQSLGFLGLSGGGGGFSEKVAVPPAMLHQIPDNIDMATATLIEPLAVAWHAVRCSGVKGFKGLPILVIGGGPVGVATVFVLRAWGADQIYVSETARRRREFLQDLVQATFDPIEVNVGSECRSLSNGSGIGLVFDCAGSQKGLEAACDSLRFHGLYVNLAVPKSAISLPAMYFMRKELTYKSFLAYDDADFKATVAAFTEGRFAGVERMITRRIALEELVEKGFKTLLQNPDEHIKIVATAGELPSRDSTL from the exons ATGAAAGCAGCGCGATTTTACGCAGCCGGAGACATCCGCATCGAAGAGGTCGAAACCCCCAAAGGATCAGATGAAAAAGCCCTAGTCCAAGTCGAGTGGTGCGGTATATGTGGAAGTGATATCAACGAATATGTTCAAG GCCCTATGTCGATACCCCACACACGCACCGGACCACACCCCCTCACTGGCGATATTCTCCCAGTAACGCTTGGCCATGAGCTCTCTGGACGCATTATTCAAGCGCCATCGACATCGTCACTTTCCCCGGGACAGGCAGTCATCGTCGACCCTCGATACTATTGTTCATCCTGCACGGCATGTACTTCATCCGTCACGAACTGCTGCCAGTCCCTAGGCTTCCTAGGCCTCTCCGGAGGAGGGGGTGGCTTCTCTGAGAAAGTTGCCGTGCCACCGGCTATGCTTCATCAGATCCCTGACAATATTGACATGGCCACAGCTACCCTTATTGAGCCCCTCGCTGTGGCCTGGCATGCCGTTCGATGCTCCGGTGTCAAGGGCTTCAAGGGTCTACCTATTCTGGTTATAGGTGGTGGCCCGGTAGGTGTAGCCACGGTTTTTGTGTTAAGGGCATGGGGCGCAGATCAGATCTACGTCTCTGAAACAGCCCGTCGTCGCAGGGAGTTCCTCCAAGATCTAGTGCAGGCTACTTTTGATCCGATCGAGGTCAATGTGGGTTCGGAGTGTAGGAGTCTCTCGAATGGAAGTGGTATAGGGTTGGTGTTTGATTGTGCTGGATCCCAGAAAGGGCTAGAAGCTGCGTGTGATAGCCTGAGGTTTCATGGTTTATATGTAAATCTGGCGGTGCCGAAATCTGCA ATCTCATTGCCAGCTATGTATTTTATGCGGAAGGAATTGACATATAAGTCTTTCCTGGCTTATGATGACGCTGACTTTAAAGCTACTGTGGCTGCATTTACGGAAG GAAGATTTGCCGGTGTGGAGCGCATGATAACGCGGCGTATTGCGTTGGAAGAACTCGTGGAGAAGGGCTTCAAAACGCTCCTTCAGAACCCAGATGAGCATATAAAAATTGTGGCGACGGCAGGGGAACTGCCATCGAGAGATTCGACACTTTAA
- a CDS encoding thiamine pyrophosphate-binding protein (thiamine pyrophosphate-requiring enzymes [acetolactate synthase, pyruvate dehydrogenase (cytochrome), glyoxylate carboligase, phosphonopyruvate decarboxylase]) — protein sequence MAGFALNDHNGELNGGDLLAQTLKHLGVEVAFGLHGGHLDAFLQGCEASQIRLIDTRHETVAVQAAESYAKFSKKIGVCFITANSGFSNGIPGLATALADRSPILCITSSPPTRDAENNSLQGIIDQVVVSRPLTKFAYRMTNPEDTPRIVKYAMGVALSGAPGPVLLDFPVDVLFTPVHKPLISWGSVSSPFPYGPGPHTAAIEGTVELLNAAKRPVIILGTGGNSKEAAESLMKLSETCHMPIFDTTKCKISFFPSQFALNGGASSALALLPHVGIQRPDLILLLGARTGMFLGGRSGAIIPDKDCKLVQVDVDGAEIGRTLPVDLGAICDVTQFAAGLNRHFETASFQGSVDTKWVDDVLGLKSLPSPYEQQAEVQPSGRLHPYHALKHLLTFVPKESIIILDGGEAPLWAGEMISTCSPSAIVKSSGGLGFLGNGFGYALGAAVACPDQTVINLHGDGSAGFHFMDLDTYKRHNLNIMTIVVNNYCWGMSSNGQDLIYGTKTPTRPVSHLSPVTDYSLVAKALGNASAKIQSIDDMSPAFVKLLDQSGPTCIELVVDDKPIHPITVSMVGQTDEPGMVVVPYYDNVPRAYYKS from the exons ATGGCTGGGTTTGCGCTAAATGACCACAACGGTGAGCTAAACGGCGGCGATCTCCTCGCGCAGACGCTCAAACACCTCGGAGTCGAGGTAGCCTTTGGTCTACATGGTGGACATCTCGACGCATTTCTCCAGGGTTGTGAAGCTTCTCAGATCCGGTTGATCGATACCCGACACGAGACCGTCGCTGTCCAGGCAGCCGAAAGCTACGCCAAATTCTCTAAAAAGATCGGCGTTTGCTTCATCACTGCAAACAGCGG CTTCTCCAATGGTATCCCTGGTCTGGCGACGGCTCTGGCCGATCGGTCACCAATTCTCTGCATAACATCCTCCCCTCCAACTCGCGATGCGGAGAATAATTCCCTCCAGGGAATTATTGACCAGGTTGTCGTCTCTCGCCCGCTGACAAAGTTTGCCTATCGGATGACGAACCCAGAAGATACTCCACGAATTGTGAAGTATGCTATGGGGGTTGCGCTCTCTGGTGCTCCTG GCCCTGTCCTGCTTGACTTCCCGGTTGATGTGTTATTCACGCCTGTACATAAACCTTTAATATCCTGGGGATCGGTTTCATCGCCTTTCCCATATGGACCTGGTCCACACACCGCAGCAATTGAAGGGACAGTGGAACTACTGAACGCTGCCAAAAGGCCCGTGATTATCCTGGGAACAGGAGGCAATTCTAAGGAG GCAGCAGAAAGCCTCATGAAGCTCTCGGAAACATGCCACATGCCAATTTTCGATACGACGAAGTGCAAaatatctttcttcccctcacAATTTGCCTTGAATGGAGGGGCCAGCAGCGCCCTTGCCCTTTTACCGCACGTTGGTATACAGCGGCCAGATCTCATTTTACTCTTGGGTGCTAGGACTGGTATGTTCCTTGGCGGTCGATCTGGTGCAATTATACCCGACAAGGACTGCAAGCTAGTCCAAGTGGACGTAGACGGTGCAGAGATTGGCAGGACACTTCCTGTTGACCTAGGAGCTATTTGTGACGTTACTCAGTTCGCTGCTGGGTTGAACCGCCACTTCGAGACTGCCTCATTCCAGGGCTCCGTTGACACCAAGTGGGTGGATGATGTACTCGGTCTTAAGAGCCTGCCGTCCCCTTATGAACAACAAGCAGAAGTCCAGCCATCAGGACGTCTCCATCCATACCACGCACTTAAACATCTCTTAACCTTTGTTCCAAAGGAAAGCATCATTATCCTTGATGGCGGCGAAGCACCACTTTGGGCAGGTGAAATGATATCCACTTGCTCGCCCAGCGCGATAGTTAAGTCGTCAGGAGGACTTGGATTCTTGGGCAATGGTTTCGGATATGCCCTTGGAGCAGCCGTTGCATGCCCTGATCAGACGGTAATTAATCTGCACGGCGATGGATCGGCCGGGTTCCATTTTATGGATCTCGATACTTACAAACGACACAATCTGAATATCATGACGATTGTAGTCAATAACTACTGCTGGGGAATGAGCTCCAATGGGCAGGATCTGATTTATGGTACTAAGACTCCTACACGCCCTGTCAGCCATTTGAGTCCCGTCACGGATTACAGTCTTGTGGCGAAGGCATTGGGGAATGCTAGTGCGAAGATACAGTCAATTGATGATATGTCCCCTGCGTTTGTAAAATTGCTGGACCAAAGTGGGCCGACTTGCATAGAGCTGGTCGTGGATGATAAACCTATTCATCCTATTACTGTCTCTATGGTCGGTCAGACTGATGAGCCTGGAATGGTGGTTGTTCCTTATTATGACAATGTCCCCAGAGCATATTATAAATCTTGA
- a CDS encoding bZIP transcription factor (predicted protein), producing MSTSGNQRVATKVDRKRITDRKAQRNHRERVKAYISRLETTVEELTKASQEGSECSLLQKLQEKQLEIERLKGAIRQANTALRTALDTTSASITRSPIAEIVPRDTPVTENNSPSVAEHETTQRLNNRRMQMEYTLELEDISLNMNRASQFQKNNKRKDFAAPYSNLACGDGQMNYFQVLNESLIHVLSGGPLTTSAADDDDLTIRAILHGWDTIKEEKPLDRAWNFLRALDQGLFHRTGPVERLAILRLMRSMLMVGRNK from the coding sequence ATGAGTACATCCGGCAACCAACGGGTCGCTACTAAGGTCGATCGGAAACGTATTACGGACCGCAAAGCCCAGAGAAACCACCGAGAACGTGTCAAAGCATATATCAGTCGCCTCGAGACCACTGTTGAGGAGCTTACCAAAGCATCCCAGGAGGGCTCTGAATGCAGTCTACTACAGAAGctgcaagaaaagcaactCGAGATAGAACGGCTTAAGGGGGCGATACGGCAAGCCAATACAGCCCTGCGAACTGCCCTTGACACGACCTCCGCGTCCATAACGCGTTCCCCCATCGCCGAGATCGTGCCTAGAGATACCCCGGTAACAGAGAATAACTCGCCGTCCGTAGCTGAGCATGAAACGACACAAAGACTCAATAACCGCAGAATGCAGATGGAATACACGCTCGAGCTAGAAGATATATCTCTCAATATGAACCGTGCCAGTCAATTCCAAAAGAACAATAAGAGAAAAGATTTTGCTGCTCCATATAGCAATCTAGCCTGTGGGGATGGCCAGATGAATTACTTCCAGGTTCTGAATGAGTCCCTGATTCACGTCCTCAGTGGTGGCCCACTGACAActtctgctgctgatgacgatgacttgACTATTCGGGCCATCTTACACGGATGGGATActatcaaggaggagaagccacTCGACCGTGCCTGGAACTTTCTCAGAGCTCTAGACCAAGGCCTATTTCACCGCACTGGCCCTGTGGAGCGCCTGGCTATCTTGCGCCTAATGCGATCCATGCTGATGGTGGGTCGAAACAAGTAA
- a CDS encoding uncharacterized protein (predicted protein), whose protein sequence is MASLDIPHETLVKLKDKIILITGGSSGIGRATVELCLQLGAKAVIGDLSPPPSDLSSTENLKFVKADTSSWDSLRNLFNEAVKTFGRIDHVFANAGIAPRTNFLDESLDENGELAPPDLKVLKVNLIGAIYTTRLAVHHFRKFAEQHNGIATGSVVFTASASSFQTFGAPDYATAKHGVLGLMRSLVGQLPGNVRVNGIAPSWTTTGLVSADFLASLERVKRPRSTPYHRSGLLESPQFCNIGAPLRSAAPHALLGLRMLVHSCLKGIIPKV, encoded by the exons ATGGCCAGCCTAGACATTCCACACGAAACACTAGTAAAACTCAAGGACAAAATCATTCTGATTACAG GCGGTTCCTCGGGCATCGGCCGCGCAACTGTCGAGTTATGTCTCCAGCTAGGAGCAAAAGCCGTCATCGGAGACCTCAGCCCCCCTCCATCTGACTTGTCAAGCACCGAGAATCTGAAGTTCGTAAAAGCAGACACCAGCTCCTGGGACAGCCTACGAAATCTGTTCAACGAAGCCGTCAAGACATTCGGTCGAATAGACCACGTCTTCGCAAACGCCGGCATCGCCCCAAGAACAAACTTTCTGGATGAATCACTCGACGAAAACGGAGAGCTCGCGCCCCCAGACCTGAAGGTGCTCAAAGTTAACCTGATTGGAGCGATATACACGACCAGACTGGCAGTTCATCATTTCCGGAAGTTCGCAGAACAGCACAACGGGATTGCCACCGGAAGTGTTGTCTTCACGGCTTCCGCGTCGTCGTTCCAGACCTTTGGCGCTCCTGATTATGCCACGGCGAAGCATGGTGTCTTGGGGCTTATGCGTAGCTTGGTCGGTCAACTGCCCGGGAATGTTCGTGTCAACGGTATTGCACCGTCGTGGACGACGACAGGTCTTGTTTCTGCTGACTTCCTTGCGTCGTTGG AAAGGGTCAAAAGGCcacggagtactccgtaccataGATCTGGGTTGTTAGAGTCTCCACAATTCTGTAACATTGGAGCGCCTCTTCGCAGTGCTGCCCCACATGCTCTACTAGGACTGCGGATGCTTGTTCACTCCTGTCTCAAGGGAATTATTCCCAAGGTTTAA